One genomic window of Polynucleobacter sp. HIN11 includes the following:
- a CDS encoding lipid-binding SYLF domain-containing protein, with protein sequence MRISNRWTAIFLTLLCPLLLIACQSTGKDGKPLTPAEITEKRQATIKMAETGLNLLLKQDPKVRKDIESAAGYAIFNTTNVNVILVVVARGEGVLFDKRYKDQPVFMRDMKTGEGLGAGYQEQYQIIIFKTQDAIEQFILTTVDGQQLGLDVEANFSAGSSSTIRSFNPNVTFYTVGISGYDLQANYGGALYMVDQQLNTPAVLKAIQERRQKK encoded by the coding sequence ATGCGTATTTCCAATCGCTGGACTGCTATCTTTTTAACTCTTCTTTGCCCACTGCTTTTGATCGCATGTCAATCGACGGGCAAAGATGGCAAACCATTGACCCCAGCCGAGATTACGGAAAAGCGCCAAGCAACCATCAAAATGGCAGAGACGGGCTTAAATCTTCTATTGAAGCAAGACCCCAAGGTTCGTAAAGATATTGAGAGCGCAGCAGGCTATGCCATATTCAATACCACGAATGTGAACGTCATCTTGGTGGTGGTGGCTCGCGGCGAGGGGGTTTTGTTCGATAAGCGTTACAAAGACCAACCCGTATTCATGCGTGATATGAAGACCGGTGAGGGCCTCGGTGCAGGATACCAAGAGCAATATCAAATTATTATCTTTAAGACCCAAGATGCCATCGAACAATTTATTCTGACTACCGTTGATGGTCAGCAGTTAGGCCTTGATGTCGAGGCGAACTTCTCGGCCGGCTCAAGCAGTACGATCCGCTCGTTTAATCCGAATGTGACCTTCTACACCGTGGGCATCTCGGGCTACGATTTGCAAGCCAATTATGGCGGCGCTTTATATATGGTTGATCAGCAGCTCAATACCCCAGCGGTCTTAAAAGCCATTCAAGAGCGCCGTCAGAAGAAATAA
- a CDS encoding ZrgA family zinc uptake protein: MIIIPFLLIGALSLTSGHALAQAKHGHAHEHGKGKLELTIESGRAIGNMKLPLEALVGFERAPKTEAETNAINTMNQKLQNPGAFFVANNDAECSPKLISSTIVRDQAGKHADLDYQFDLNCAKLGSLKQLRIGLFSEYKRLKEIRVESVGPWGQKSATAKRDSSTVNF; the protein is encoded by the coding sequence ATGATCATTATTCCTTTTTTATTAATTGGGGCTTTATCCCTCACAAGCGGACATGCTCTGGCTCAAGCCAAACATGGCCATGCGCATGAGCATGGTAAGGGCAAACTTGAGCTCACAATTGAGTCTGGTAGGGCAATTGGCAACATGAAGCTTCCACTGGAGGCGCTCGTTGGGTTTGAGCGCGCCCCCAAGACAGAGGCGGAGACCAATGCCATTAATACTATGAACCAGAAACTGCAGAATCCTGGCGCATTCTTTGTGGCAAATAATGACGCAGAGTGCTCCCCCAAATTAATTAGCAGTACCATCGTGCGCGATCAAGCAGGTAAGCATGCCGATCTGGACTATCAGTTTGACCTGAACTGTGCCAAACTCGGTTCACTCAAACAACTTCGCATTGGCCTCTTTTCGGAATACAAACGTCTCAAAGAGATTCGGGTAGAGTCAGTTGGTCCTTGGGGTCAAAAATCAGCGACCGCCAAACGCGATTCCAGTACGGTTAACTTTTAA
- a CDS encoding ABC transporter ATP-binding protein — MRRSPHSLAIEVKHLEFAWPTQAPLFTNLSFSVAPGKSLFISGPSGCGKSTLLNLLAGVMPPKRGEIWIHGERLQDLSRSAIDRLRGEEMGFIFQQFNLISYLNVADNILLPTHLYPKRRQAAIAEFGSLDSALSHLIERLGLAPALLTQPAHRLSIGQQQRVAAARAFIGRPSIVIADEPTSALDWQNQTQLMDLFLSLAQEQRTALVMVSHDERLSEQFDERIGFAQKVAA, encoded by the coding sequence GTGAGACGCTCGCCCCACTCCCTCGCGATTGAGGTTAAGCATTTGGAGTTTGCTTGGCCAACTCAGGCGCCACTCTTTACCAATCTATCGTTCTCGGTGGCCCCTGGGAAGAGTCTCTTCATCTCAGGGCCATCGGGGTGTGGCAAAAGTACTTTATTAAATCTGCTCGCCGGGGTGATGCCACCCAAGCGTGGTGAGATTTGGATCCATGGCGAACGTTTACAGGACTTAAGTCGGAGTGCGATAGATCGCTTACGCGGCGAGGAAATGGGTTTTATCTTTCAACAATTTAACTTGATCTCTTACCTTAATGTTGCCGATAACATCTTGTTGCCTACCCATCTGTATCCCAAGCGACGTCAAGCTGCCATTGCGGAGTTTGGTTCCCTAGACTCCGCACTGTCGCATTTAATAGAACGCCTAGGTCTCGCTCCAGCTCTCCTCACCCAACCCGCACATCGGCTCTCGATTGGTCAACAGCAACGCGTTGCAGCGGCACGTGCCTTTATTGGTCGGCCATCGATTGTGATTGCAGATGAACCTACCTCAGCCTTAGATTGGCAGAATCAGACCCAACTCATGGATTTATTTTTGAGTCTTGCGCAAGAGCAACGCACTGCCTTGGTGATGGTCAGTCACGATGAGCGCTTGAGCGAGCAATTTGATGAGCGCATCGGCTTTGCCCAGAAAGTGGCTGCCTAA
- a CDS encoding ABC transporter permease encodes MVWLRIALLSALARKGGLLIMVLSTAISVAILLGVFKIRDDTKTSFSNAISGVDLVVGAKGSPTELILYSVFHIGRATNTIAASYEKSLMSMKPVAWVVPVQLGDSFRGYPVVGTSIEFFTHIKAQGRHLELSEGKVLTDPTLFEVVLGANVAKNTQLKLGEQIAITHGSGTGPKQDHSNSPFRVVGILKPNGTPIDNAVFISTNAFDALHDIEEGGIQFAKLNPDSQVSAFYVGLKDRGSVFSARRQIDALPNAGLMGVMPGVALDDLWSTMEVAENALLIISLGVLITTILGITATLLVSLENRRRELAIFRAIGAKPYQLLRLVLFEALLISLIGIALGWLMLQIAILLSADYFRTSWGVVTSIGLPTTHDLLSLLALVIVVLLCACIPAIKAYRMALNEELNPPST; translated from the coding sequence ATGGTTTGGTTACGCATTGCACTTTTGAGCGCCTTAGCTCGCAAAGGCGGCTTATTGATTATGGTCTTATCGACCGCTATCTCGGTGGCGATACTGCTTGGGGTCTTTAAGATCCGCGATGACACCAAGACCAGTTTCTCGAATGCCATTAGTGGTGTCGATTTAGTAGTAGGTGCCAAGGGAAGTCCCACCGAACTCATTTTGTATAGCGTCTTTCATATTGGTCGAGCGACCAACACCATTGCCGCCTCTTATGAAAAATCCCTCATGAGTATGAAGCCTGTGGCCTGGGTGGTACCTGTGCAATTGGGCGATAGCTTCCGGGGCTATCCAGTGGTGGGAACGAGCATTGAGTTCTTTACTCATATCAAGGCACAAGGTCGTCATCTGGAATTATCCGAAGGCAAGGTACTGACCGATCCCACACTCTTTGAGGTCGTGCTGGGTGCTAACGTGGCTAAGAACACCCAACTGAAACTAGGTGAACAAATTGCCATTACCCATGGCTCAGGTACCGGCCCCAAGCAAGACCACAGCAACTCGCCCTTTCGGGTGGTGGGCATCCTAAAGCCTAATGGCACCCCCATCGATAACGCGGTGTTCATTTCCACCAATGCCTTTGATGCGCTCCATGACATTGAGGAAGGCGGAATTCAGTTTGCCAAGCTCAATCCGGATTCTCAGGTGAGTGCGTTCTATGTCGGGCTCAAGGATCGCGGCAGCGTGTTCTCAGCACGGCGCCAAATCGACGCCCTGCCCAATGCAGGGCTTATGGGTGTGATGCCCGGGGTTGCCTTAGATGACTTATGGTCCACCATGGAGGTGGCTGAGAACGCGCTCTTAATTATTTCTTTAGGGGTGTTGATCACGACCATCCTAGGAATCACGGCCACCCTATTGGTCTCACTGGAGAACCGACGTCGTGAGTTGGCCATCTTTCGGGCGATTGGAGCCAAGCCCTATCAACTGTTACGCCTTGTACTTTTTGAAGCGCTCTTGATTAGTCTAATTGGTATTGCACTAGGCTGGCTGATGTTACAGATCGCGATCCTCTTATCAGCCGATTACTTCCGCACCTCTTGGGGCGTGGTCACCAGCATTGGGCTTCCAACTACCCATGATCTACTTTCCTTACTCGCCTTGGTGATTGTGGTGCTCCTCTGCGCCTGCATTCCGGCCATCAAAGCCTATAGAATGGCACTCAACGAAGAGTTAAATCCCCCATCCACATGA
- a CDS encoding DUF3299 domain-containing protein, with translation MRRSFLRLSSVSLLGLMLGVYPLRSEATTYKEIEWDDLMPEGWRKKMILEVTRMRRYGSLMDGDPKADEAYARLKKAWDSAPPSKVYIGKAIRIPGYVVPLDAERMQSSEFLLVPYFGACIHSPPPPANQIILVKPPKGSKVRTMDAIWVEGILSEGRTYSEIGSSAYVLNADKITPYR, from the coding sequence ATGAGACGATCCTTTTTACGCTTATCGAGTGTCAGCTTACTGGGCCTCATGCTAGGGGTGTATCCACTTCGCAGTGAGGCTACGACCTATAAAGAGATCGAGTGGGATGATCTGATGCCTGAGGGCTGGCGTAAGAAAATGATCTTGGAGGTCACTCGCATGCGCCGCTATGGCAGCTTAATGGATGGTGATCCTAAAGCTGATGAGGCTTATGCTCGTTTAAAGAAAGCCTGGGACTCAGCGCCGCCGTCCAAGGTTTATATCGGTAAAGCAATACGTATTCCTGGTTATGTGGTGCCACTTGACGCGGAACGCATGCAAAGTAGCGAATTTTTATTAGTCCCCTACTTTGGTGCCTGCATTCATTCGCCACCACCTCCGGCTAATCAAATTATTTTGGTCAAGCCCCCAAAGGGCTCGAAGGTGCGCACCATGGATGCCATCTGGGTGGAAGGCATTCTGAGCGAGGGTCGAACTTATTCTGAGATTGGCAGTAGCGCCTACGTTCTCAACGCCGACAAGATTACGCCCTATCGTTGA
- a CDS encoding aquaporin, with the protein MKSYAAEFFGTALLLAIVAGSGIMGETLSNGNAAVALLGNSIATGAGLYVLIVLLGPISGAHFNPVVSLMFWKLGHLNLNKLLAYWACQFSGAITGIWVTHLMFGLAILQESTKVRTGLGIWASELISTLVLLSVIRIGDQAAKDKVPMLVALTVTAGYWFTSSTFFANPAVAVARSLTNTFVGIAPADVLGFVSAELIAALVMVMLFCKASKSIHQR; encoded by the coding sequence ATGAAGTCCTACGCGGCCGAGTTCTTTGGCACCGCGTTGCTGCTTGCGATTGTGGCGGGTAGCGGCATCATGGGTGAGACCCTCTCGAATGGTAATGCAGCTGTAGCCTTGCTTGGTAATAGCATCGCCACCGGAGCAGGGCTCTATGTCTTAATCGTGCTCTTAGGCCCGATCTCCGGCGCACACTTTAATCCAGTGGTGAGCCTGATGTTTTGGAAGCTGGGGCATCTCAATCTCAACAAGCTACTTGCCTATTGGGCATGTCAGTTCAGTGGTGCGATTACTGGAATATGGGTAACACATCTGATGTTTGGTCTAGCAATCTTGCAAGAGTCAACCAAGGTGCGAACTGGTCTTGGTATTTGGGCTAGTGAGTTGATTTCAACGCTGGTACTTCTCTCGGTGATTCGGATTGGGGATCAAGCGGCAAAAGATAAGGTGCCAATGTTGGTGGCGCTTACTGTCACTGCGGGTTACTGGTTTACCTCATCCACTTTTTTTGCCAATCCTGCGGTCGCTGTGGCTAGAAGCCTCACAAATACCTTTGTGGGCATTGCGCCTGCCGATGTGTTGGGCTTTGTCAGCGCTGAACTGATTGCTGCCCTCGTGATGGTAATGTTGTTTTGTAAGGCGAGTAAGTCGATCCATCAACGATAG
- a CDS encoding arsenate reductase ArsC has translation MPMKKYNVLFLCTHNSARSVLGEALASTHPSGLFVGYSAGSTPGTQVNPFAKELALEMGYDESKLRSKSWDEFGLPNAPKMDFIITVCDNAAGEVCPVWPGNPATAHWGFRDPSQVSGTDVEKRLAFIEVMNGLKKRIDLLASMPLDKLDSMALKDIHHKAS, from the coding sequence ATGCCCATGAAAAAATACAACGTACTCTTCTTGTGCACCCATAACTCCGCCCGGTCTGTTCTGGGGGAGGCACTGGCCTCCACCCATCCCAGTGGTCTCTTCGTGGGCTATTCTGCAGGCTCAACCCCCGGCACCCAAGTCAATCCCTTTGCCAAGGAGTTAGCGTTGGAGATGGGCTATGACGAATCCAAATTACGCAGTAAGAGCTGGGATGAGTTTGGTTTACCCAATGCCCCCAAGATGGATTTCATTATTACGGTCTGCGATAACGCGGCGGGTGAGGTATGCCCCGTCTGGCCAGGCAATCCTGCTACCGCACACTGGGGATTTCGCGATCCATCGCAAGTTAGTGGTACAGATGTAGAGAAGCGTCTTGCATTTATCGAAGTGATGAACGGTCTCAAAAAACGCATTGATTTGTTAGCCAGCATGCCGCTCGATAAACTCGACTCGATGGCTCTGAAAGATATTCACCACAAAGCCTCATGA
- a CDS encoding ArsR/SmtB family transcription factor, whose amino-acid sequence MKNIDAIQVLLALGQETRLNIFRLIVQRGDIGLTPSQLIEKLGIPNATLSFHLKELVNAKLLLVERQSRNLIYRPNPNVIEDLSEFLLDNCCQGQSCSTPKSKKKVACP is encoded by the coding sequence ATGAAAAATATTGATGCCATCCAAGTCCTTTTAGCCTTAGGGCAGGAGACTCGACTCAATATCTTCCGTCTAATCGTGCAACGCGGAGATATTGGCTTGACCCCGAGTCAATTGATTGAGAAGTTAGGCATTCCCAATGCAACCTTGAGCTTTCATCTGAAAGAGCTAGTCAATGCCAAGCTGTTATTGGTAGAGCGCCAAAGCCGCAACTTGATCTATCGCCCTAATCCCAATGTGATTGAGGATCTCAGTGAATTTTTATTGGATAACTGCTGCCAGGGTCAGTCCTGTAGTACTCCTAAATCGAAGAAAAAAGTCGCATGCCCATGA
- a CDS encoding DUF502 domain-containing protein, with protein sequence MSPSSSKLVRLFLAGLLAAFPLIATALLIAFVVGIVIRWLGPSSAVGSVMAKMGLGIAGFEWVGYVIGLAIVILALLILGLLVEKGLQKGFTAIINGLVRKIPVVRTVYDTIHSFVSLVAKRDDEELKTMRPVWVHFGGAGGVSALALLSSPQAVMVKDQACYAVIVPTAPVPIGGGLLYVPVDWVSPAEIGMEELTSIYVSMGVTSPQFMKTHLDSTKVIPR encoded by the coding sequence ATGTCACCAAGCTCATCCAAACTTGTTCGCCTATTCCTAGCCGGACTCTTAGCGGCGTTTCCTCTGATAGCAACGGCTCTGCTGATTGCCTTTGTAGTGGGGATCGTGATTCGTTGGCTTGGACCATCGAGCGCAGTCGGCAGTGTGATGGCAAAGATGGGCTTAGGCATTGCAGGTTTCGAGTGGGTTGGTTATGTCATTGGCTTGGCGATTGTGATCCTAGCCTTGCTCATTCTTGGCCTGTTGGTTGAGAAGGGTTTGCAGAAGGGATTTACGGCCATCATTAATGGCTTGGTTCGGAAGATACCAGTAGTACGAACGGTCTATGACACCATTCATAGCTTTGTGAGTCTGGTTGCCAAGCGGGATGATGAGGAGTTGAAAACGATGCGCCCGGTATGGGTGCATTTTGGTGGAGCGGGTGGAGTGTCAGCGCTGGCTTTGCTCTCATCCCCCCAAGCGGTAATGGTCAAAGATCAGGCCTGCTATGCAGTAATCGTGCCAACCGCACCAGTACCGATTGGAGGGGGCTTGCTCTATGTGCCAGTTGACTGGGTAAGCCCTGCCGAGATTGGTATGGAAGAACTAACCAGCATCTATGTGTCGATGGGGGTTACATCACCTCAGTTTATGAAGACCCATCTAGATTCCACAAAAGTAATTCCGAGGTAA
- a CDS encoding pirin family protein, with amino-acid sequence MMQIRKSQERGYANHGWLKSFHSFSFANYYDPKFMGWGNLRVINEDRIDPGTGFGEHSHRDMEIISYVLSGELAHKDSMGNVKSIPPGDIQRMSAGTGVTHSEFNYAKDQTTHFLQIWIQPKFTGVKPGYEQKTIPAQDKDGKLRLLASIDGAEDSITMNADAKLYAGTFNGDQSAILKLDPSRKGYVHLIKGTLTVNGQRLSGGDAAMIADESRIEISQGEEAEVLVFDLV; translated from the coding sequence ATGATGCAGATTCGTAAATCGCAGGAGCGGGGCTACGCCAATCATGGTTGGCTCAAGAGCTTTCACTCATTCTCGTTTGCCAATTACTATGACCCCAAATTTATGGGCTGGGGTAATTTGCGGGTGATCAATGAGGATCGCATTGATCCTGGTACGGGCTTTGGTGAGCACAGCCATCGGGATATGGAAATCATTAGCTATGTTCTCTCAGGCGAGTTGGCACACAAAGACAGTATGGGTAACGTCAAATCCATCCCGCCTGGAGACATCCAACGTATGAGTGCGGGTACGGGCGTCACCCATAGTGAGTTCAACTATGCCAAGGATCAAACGACACACTTTCTGCAAATTTGGATCCAGCCCAAATTTACGGGAGTCAAGCCAGGCTATGAGCAAAAAACGATTCCAGCCCAAGATAAAGATGGCAAATTACGCCTCTTAGCCTCCATCGATGGAGCAGAGGACTCGATCACCATGAACGCGGATGCGAAGCTCTATGCCGGTACCTTTAATGGTGATCAATCAGCGATCCTCAAACTGGACCCAAGTCGCAAAGGATATGTGCATCTCATCAAAGGCACCCTGACGGTGAATGGTCAGCGCTTAAGTGGTGGCGACGCTGCCATGATTGCAGATGAGTCAAGGATTGAGATCAGCCAAGGTGAAGAGGCGGAGGTGTTGGTCTTTGATCTTGTGTGA
- a CDS encoding flavodoxin family protein has product MSNIAVVFHSGYGHTQKQAEAVAKGANATLIAIDADGNITEAQWEVLKNAKAIIFGSPTYMGSVSWQFKKFADASSKPWFSQQWKDKIFGGFTNSATMNGDKHSTLHYFFTLAMQHSGIWVGTGLMPSNAKSAKRDDVNYVGSFAGAMMQTPSDASADEVNSGDLETARLYGERIAKIASQFHA; this is encoded by the coding sequence ATGTCAAACATTGCAGTGGTATTCCACAGTGGCTATGGCCATACCCAAAAGCAAGCCGAGGCCGTTGCCAAAGGCGCAAACGCAACATTGATCGCTATTGATGCCGATGGCAATATTACCGAAGCCCAATGGGAGGTATTAAAGAACGCCAAAGCCATCATCTTTGGCTCACCCACCTATATGGGCAGTGTGAGTTGGCAGTTCAAGAAATTTGCTGATGCAAGCTCAAAGCCCTGGTTTAGCCAGCAGTGGAAAGACAAGATCTTTGGTGGCTTTACCAACTCAGCCACCATGAATGGTGATAAGCACTCCACCTTGCATTATTTCTTTACTTTGGCGATGCAACACTCAGGTATCTGGGTTGGCACTGGCCTCATGCCGTCGAATGCTAAGTCTGCAAAACGTGATGATGTGAACTATGTCGGCTCTTTTGCGGGCGCGATGATGCAAACCCCATCGGATGCCAGCGCCGATGAGGTTAACTCCGGTGACCTCGAGACCGCACGTTTGTATGGTGAGCGGATTGCAAAAATTGCTAGCCAATTCCACGCCTAA
- a CDS encoding MarR family winged helix-turn-helix transcriptional regulator → MSYLRFIRSLASTYQAFEAYSTKHIKGMGLTMTQFDVIATLGNQPPMTCKELGEKTLILKGTMTGVLERLEQKGLITKIPNAKDGRSYRIGLTKAGERLFKKAFPEHVQYLEQGFAKCSMKELNQTIEALDRIRSQFI, encoded by the coding sequence ATGAGTTACCTTCGTTTTATCCGCAGCCTAGCAAGTACCTACCAAGCCTTTGAGGCTTACTCGACCAAGCACATTAAGGGTATGGGTCTTACCATGACCCAATTTGATGTGATTGCTACATTAGGCAATCAACCGCCTATGACCTGTAAGGAATTGGGCGAGAAGACCTTGATTTTGAAGGGCACGATGACCGGTGTGCTTGAGCGCTTAGAGCAAAAGGGCTTGATTACAAAAATACCCAATGCGAAGGATGGCCGCAGTTACCGAATTGGATTGACCAAAGCGGGCGAGCGCCTCTTTAAGAAAGCCTTCCCTGAACATGTGCAGTATTTGGAGCAGGGCTTTGCCAAGTGCAGCATGAAGGAGCTCAATCAAACCATCGAAGCCTTAGACCGAATTCGTAGTCAGTTTATTTAA
- the htpX gene encoding protease HtpX, translating to MKRIFLFLITNIAIMLVITIIINIFGLGQVLDEQGVGLDLTSLLMLAGVVGFTGSFISLALSKTMAKHSTGAYVIEQPRNEQEQWLVNTVARQAKEAGIGMPEVAIYDSPDINAFATGMMRDSSLVAVSTGLLRGMTRDEAEAVLAHEVSHVANGDMVTLALIQGVINTFVFFLSRVIGHIIDRAVFKTERGHGPAYWITTIIAQLVLGVLASAIVMWFSRQREYRADAGAAYLEGKQKMIRALERLQKSINEPHLPEQLEAFGISGGMGTGLKRLFMSHPPLDERIAALRNMVD from the coding sequence ATGAAACGTATTTTTCTGTTCCTAATTACCAACATTGCCATCATGTTGGTGATCACGATCATCATCAATATCTTTGGCTTGGGCCAAGTCTTGGATGAGCAGGGTGTTGGTCTTGATCTGACCTCGTTACTGATGCTCGCTGGTGTGGTGGGCTTTACGGGATCGTTTATCTCCCTGGCCCTATCTAAAACGATGGCCAAGCACTCCACCGGTGCCTATGTGATTGAGCAACCCCGTAACGAGCAGGAGCAGTGGCTCGTAAATACAGTAGCTCGGCAAGCCAAGGAAGCAGGTATTGGCATGCCCGAGGTGGCAATCTACGACTCACCAGATATCAATGCCTTTGCAACCGGGATGATGCGCGACAGTTCCTTGGTGGCGGTCAGCACTGGCTTATTACGCGGCATGACCCGCGATGAGGCAGAAGCAGTACTGGCCCACGAGGTAAGCCATGTGGCCAATGGTGATATGGTGACCTTGGCGCTGATTCAAGGGGTGATCAATACCTTTGTCTTCTTCCTGTCGCGTGTGATTGGTCACATTATTGATCGGGCGGTCTTTAAGACCGAGCGTGGGCATGGTCCTGCTTACTGGATCACTACCATCATTGCGCAGTTGGTCTTGGGTGTCTTGGCCAGTGCGATCGTGATGTGGTTTAGCCGTCAGCGGGAGTACCGTGCTGATGCAGGCGCAGCCTATCTAGAAGGTAAGCAGAAGATGATTCGGGCGCTGGAACGCCTGCAAAAGTCCATTAACGAGCCTCATTTGCCTGAGCAATTAGAGGCCTTTGGAATTTCAGGTGGTATGGGCACTGGCCTTAAGCGTCTTTTCATGAGTCATCCTCCATTAGATGAGCGTATTGCCGCCTTGCGCAATATGGTCGATTAA
- a CDS encoding DUF4149 domain-containing protein yields the protein MNPNLSLYLVSAMIGIMVFFTIAVAPTVFKVLPQEWASKYVRNFFPKYYAFLGAVSIIASFLANDTLSMGLLVGCAALFFISLWVLTPAINRASDQGQKKKFGILHGLSIVINFIQLGSFVYLVW from the coding sequence ATGAATCCTAATCTCAGTCTTTATCTCGTTTCCGCCATGATCGGCATCATGGTGTTCTTCACCATCGCCGTGGCACCGACGGTATTTAAGGTGCTGCCTCAAGAGTGGGCGAGTAAATATGTACGCAACTTTTTTCCTAAGTACTACGCTTTCCTAGGAGCGGTCTCGATCATTGCCTCCTTCTTGGCGAACGACACGCTTAGCATGGGATTGTTAGTGGGATGCGCAGCCTTATTCTTTATCTCCCTATGGGTTCTTACACCCGCCATTAACCGCGCATCGGATCAAGGGCAGAAGAAGAAATTTGGGATCCTGCACGGCTTGAGCATAGTGATCAACTTTATCCAGCTCGGGAGCTTTGTTTATCTAGTTTGGTGA
- a CDS encoding TIGR03643 family protein, whose protein sequence is MHTLNPSELSRIVEMAWEDRTPFEAIHAQFQLSEPEVKALMRSVLKPSSYRLWRARVTGRQTKHRQLRDPDVQRAYCPTQYKHK, encoded by the coding sequence ATGCACACACTGAATCCATCTGAGCTATCGCGTATCGTCGAAATGGCCTGGGAAGACCGCACTCCCTTTGAGGCAATCCATGCGCAATTTCAGTTGAGTGAACCCGAGGTCAAGGCACTTATGCGCAGTGTCCTAAAGCCGAGCTCCTATCGTCTATGGCGCGCGCGAGTCACCGGACGACAAACTAAGCATCGGCAATTGCGCGACCCTGATGTGCAGCGTGCTTATTGTCCAACCCAATACAAACACAAATAA
- a CDS encoding SDR family NAD(P)-dependent oxidoreductase has translation MSLLQKPFRALVIGSSGTIGSALVSALQMHSNCAEVVGVHRGSEPSIDYAHPNSITLAAEQLVVHAPFDLIINTIGVLHNQNISPEKRLSDLRAAQLQEQFLVNAIGPALTISQFTKLLNPAGAIYATLSAKVGSISDNRLGGWYSYRSSKAALNMLIKTAAIELKRTMPKVALIAIHPGTVNSNLSKPFRGEEIGRDPQQAANEILTVLLKVSAENSGSFVSYSGEVIPW, from the coding sequence ATGTCCTTGCTCCAAAAACCGTTTCGGGCCCTTGTAATTGGCTCCTCTGGAACCATCGGCTCTGCCTTGGTATCGGCCCTCCAAATGCATTCCAACTGTGCCGAGGTGGTCGGGGTCCATCGTGGATCTGAGCCATCCATCGATTACGCTCACCCGAACTCGATTACTTTGGCAGCAGAGCAATTAGTAGTTCATGCGCCCTTTGATCTGATCATTAACACCATTGGGGTTTTGCATAATCAGAACATCTCTCCCGAAAAGCGCTTGTCAGATCTACGAGCCGCACAACTCCAAGAGCAGTTCTTGGTAAACGCAATTGGGCCAGCGCTGACCATCAGCCAGTTCACGAAGCTCTTAAATCCAGCGGGTGCTATTTATGCCACCCTATCAGCTAAGGTGGGCAGCATCAGCGATAACCGTTTAGGAGGTTGGTATAGCTACCGATCCTCGAAAGCAGCTCTCAATATGTTGATTAAGACTGCGGCGATTGAGCTCAAACGCACCATGCCAAAGGTTGCCTTGATTGCGATCCATCCGGGTACCGTGAACTCTAATTTATCCAAACCGTTTCGGGGCGAAGAAATTGGTCGCGACCCTCAACAAGCCGCCAATGAAATCCTAACCGTTCTATTAAAAGTGAGTGCCGAGAACTCTGGAAGCTTTGTGTCCTACAGTGGCGAAGTGATTCCCTGGTAA